From the genome of Acyrthosiphon pisum isolate AL4f unplaced genomic scaffold, pea_aphid_22Mar2018_4r6ur Scaffold_20689;HRSCAF=21842, whole genome shotgun sequence:
GCTCTGTTTGGAAATACATATTAAACCTAcagtatacaacataatattgatatgattatgaaattaataaaaatataatataacataaatatggaATGCCGTAACTAGACTACTTCAGGCCTGTGTGCAAACAAAAATCTTGAGGCCCCTCAGGATTTATCAGAATAATCAACAATTTACTCCAACTATAAACTACAATTAGGTTTAGGCATAGGTTACTTAAAGTATTTGTAAGTAATACCTACGAAAAGTTaactatatttaactatattacccaaaaagaaaaaaacagtgGTCACGAATTCTAAAACCAACAAAACGAAacgtttgttatttatttatagtaatatacctaatactattaATAGGATTACATGAAAATAAGgacaaaaatctatatttatactTCTTAATTTTGATAAGGTCCTGGACAACAGTAATAGTTACAGTAATAGTAACAGTAATAGTTAATTAGTAAatagatattaagatattaaataacattagttTCATAATTCATTTCtacataaatagttttaatattagtcATTAAACCTTTTGAAGCCCTGCAATATAGTATGAGACACATGGCactgataaaatatgttaattagttaataatttgtaattatttgtaattgtaattataaaaatgcctAAAAACATAATGAAGTTAcatgaaaaaaatgcaaacacACTTTTTTTGTAAGTGTTTTATACCTGGACATGACTCGCGCAGTCGAGAAACAACAGAGTTATGTTGGCCCATCATAACGTTACATCCATCACTACCAAAACCAATTATATTGGTTAATGGTATTTCATATTCGTTAAGCGTGGAAATCAAACCGTTATAAAGGTGTTCGGCACTGGCTGAACTAGGATTATCTGTGTCATAAACATTGTGTAGTTGCCAAAA
Proteins encoded in this window:
- the LOC100575879 gene encoding uncharacterized protein LOC100575879, producing the protein MTDESTDIGTIKTSCVVARFYDESSEIIESVFWQLHNVYDTDNPSSASAEHLYNGLISTLNEYEIPLTNIIGFGSDGCNVMMGQHNSVVSRLRESCPGIKHLQKKCVCIFFM